A part of Salvelinus alpinus chromosome 5, SLU_Salpinus.1, whole genome shotgun sequence genomic DNA contains:
- the LOC139575702 gene encoding protein regulator of cytokinesis 1-like isoform X6, with protein MRKSEVLAAESVACLNKALCHLKDIWEEIGIPEDQRLQRTNVVKNHIKGLLDMMITEEESLRTRLLSSIEACRKQLDTLCLELQLPPFEEERGVTMLQQEKEIRTQVEVLVKERTQRMQQLKALTERDQDLCDTLCSNPYVLDPNAVPSLEQLNSFHQHIASQTTEKERRHAEFVGIKRQIVLCMDDLDQLPETSFEKDIVCEDQEAFCLSKDNIASLKLLLGQLEERKAENQAVCEAHREKIQELWDRLQVPQEERELFSEHMVASKKKNLDALEAEGRRLMELKRLNMRNVTEAIRSEIAVLWEKCFFSSDQQQAFVPYFSNDFTEQLLGLHEAEILRLKQHYEEHKELFEGVQRWEESWRLFLELEKKATDPSRFTNRGGNLLKEEKQKAELHKSLPKQLKKSKQIEVDMLYGTAVRTPTKRRFLGTTTPSKARKFNGTTSSLSSANSNSTMRSAYGGTVCHSPSRPPLSVNKVPSVRTPGRSKPPLAGLQERNKENMGQVTGLGVPLQSGGLKTLASPQRNFSINSVASTYSEFARDLSKATNTKSKPDILNSTIAHL; from the exons ATGAGAAAGAG TGAGGTGCTCGCAGCCGAGTCTGTGGCTTGCCTGAATAAAGCTCTCTGCCACCTGAAGGACATCTGGGAAGAGATAGGAATACCAGAAGACCAGAGGCTACAGAGAACCAATGTGGTCAAGAATCACATCAAG GGTTTGTTAGACATGATGATAACAGAGGAGGAGTCTCTTAGGACCAGACTGTTGAGCAGCATCGAAGCCTGTCGCAAACAACTGGATACGCTGTGCTTGGAACTGCAGCTACCCCCATTTGAG GAGGAGCGGGGCGTCACCATGCTGCAACAGGAGAAGGAGATccggacccaggtggaggtgttggtGAAGGAGCGGACCCAGAGGATGCAGCAGCTCAAGGCCTTGACGGAGCGCGACCAGGACCTGTGTGACACTCTGTGTTCGAACCCCTACGTCCTCGACCCTAACGCCGTGCCCTCCCTGGAGCAGCTGAACAGCTTCCACCAGCACATCGCCAGCCAGACCACAGAGAAG GAGCGGCGGCACGCTGAGTTTGTGGGCATCAAGAGGCAGATCGTCCTGTGCATGGACGACCTGGACCAGCTGCCAGAGACCAGCTTCGAGAAGGACATCGTCTGCGAGGACCAGGAGGCCTTCTGCCTGTCCAAAGACAACATCGCCTCACTCAAACTCCTCCTCGGCCAA ctagaggagaggaaggcagagAACCAGGCGGTGTGTGAGGCTCACAGGGAGAAGATCCAGGAGCTGTGGGACAGACTGCAGGTgccccaggaggagagggagCTCTTCTCAGAGCACATGGTCGCCTCCAAGAAGAAGAACCTGGATGCT TTAGAGGCAGAGGGCAGGCGACTGATGGAGCTCAAACGACTGAACATGCGAAACGTTACTGAAGCCATCCGCTCAGAGATCGCAGTGCTCTGGGAGAAATGCTTCTTCAGCAGTGATCAGCAACAGGCCTTTGTGCCCTATTTTAGCA ATGATTTTACAGAGCAGCTGTTGGGGCTGCACGAAGCTGAGATCCTGAGGCTGAAGCAGCACTATGAAGAACACAAGGAGCTGTTTGAGGGGGTTCAACGCTGGGAGGAGAGCTGGAGACTCTTCCTGGAACTAGAG AAAAAAGCCACAGACCCCTCCAGGTTCACCAACAGAGGAGGGAATCTGCTCAAAGAGGAGAAACAGAAAGCCGAGCTCCACAAAAGCCTGCCCAAG CAACTGAAAAAGAGCAAGCAGATTGAAGTGGATATGCTGTATGGGACAGCTGTCCGGACGCCTACCAAAAGGAGATTCCTTGGCACAACTACCCCCAGCAAAGCACGAAAG TTCAATGGCACCACCTCCAGCCTCTCTAGTGCCAACTCTAACAGCACCATGCGCTCAGCCTATGGCGGAACTGTCTGTCACTCACCCTCCCGCCCCCCTCTGTCAGTCAACAAG GTCCCATCGGTACGGACCCCGGGTCGCAGTAAGCCCCCTCTTGCGGGACTGCAGGAGCGCAACAAGGAGAACATGGGCCAGGTGACCGGAC
- the LOC139575702 gene encoding protein regulator of cytokinesis 1-like isoform X2 produces the protein MRKSEVLAAESVACLNKALCHLKDIWEEIGIPEDQRLQRTNVVKNHIKGLLDMMITEEESLRTRLLSSIEACRKQLDTLCLELQLPPFEEERGVTMLQQEKEIRTQVEVLVKERTQRMQQLKALTERDQDLCDTLCSNPYVLDPNAVPSLEQLNSFHQHIASQTTEKERRHAEFVGIKRQIVLCMDDLDQLPETSFEKDIVCEDQEAFCLSKDNIASLKLLLGQLEERKAENQAVCEAHREKIQELWDRLQVPQEERELFSEHMVASKKKNLDALEAEGRRLMELKRLNMRNVTEAIRSEIAVLWEKCFFSSDQQQAFVPYFSNDFTEQLLGLHEAEILRLKQHYEEHKELFEGVQRWEESWRLFLELEKKATDPSRFTNRGGNLLKEEKQKAELHKSLPKLEKKLKAQIDVWEQEQAREFLVNGQKFLQFVEEQWELHRIEKENEKLERQLKKSKQIEVDMLYGTAVRTPTKRRFLGTTTPSKARKFNGTTSSLSSANSNSTMRSAYGGTVCHSPSRPPLSVNKVPSVRTPGRSKPPLAGLQERNKENMGQVTGLGVPLQSGGLKTLASPQRNFSINSVASTYSEFARDLSKATNTKSKPDILNSTIAHL, from the exons ATGAGAAAGAG TGAGGTGCTCGCAGCCGAGTCTGTGGCTTGCCTGAATAAAGCTCTCTGCCACCTGAAGGACATCTGGGAAGAGATAGGAATACCAGAAGACCAGAGGCTACAGAGAACCAATGTGGTCAAGAATCACATCAAG GGTTTGTTAGACATGATGATAACAGAGGAGGAGTCTCTTAGGACCAGACTGTTGAGCAGCATCGAAGCCTGTCGCAAACAACTGGATACGCTGTGCTTGGAACTGCAGCTACCCCCATTTGAG GAGGAGCGGGGCGTCACCATGCTGCAACAGGAGAAGGAGATccggacccaggtggaggtgttggtGAAGGAGCGGACCCAGAGGATGCAGCAGCTCAAGGCCTTGACGGAGCGCGACCAGGACCTGTGTGACACTCTGTGTTCGAACCCCTACGTCCTCGACCCTAACGCCGTGCCCTCCCTGGAGCAGCTGAACAGCTTCCACCAGCACATCGCCAGCCAGACCACAGAGAAG GAGCGGCGGCACGCTGAGTTTGTGGGCATCAAGAGGCAGATCGTCCTGTGCATGGACGACCTGGACCAGCTGCCAGAGACCAGCTTCGAGAAGGACATCGTCTGCGAGGACCAGGAGGCCTTCTGCCTGTCCAAAGACAACATCGCCTCACTCAAACTCCTCCTCGGCCAA ctagaggagaggaaggcagagAACCAGGCGGTGTGTGAGGCTCACAGGGAGAAGATCCAGGAGCTGTGGGACAGACTGCAGGTgccccaggaggagagggagCTCTTCTCAGAGCACATGGTCGCCTCCAAGAAGAAGAACCTGGATGCT TTAGAGGCAGAGGGCAGGCGACTGATGGAGCTCAAACGACTGAACATGCGAAACGTTACTGAAGCCATCCGCTCAGAGATCGCAGTGCTCTGGGAGAAATGCTTCTTCAGCAGTGATCAGCAACAGGCCTTTGTGCCCTATTTTAGCA ATGATTTTACAGAGCAGCTGTTGGGGCTGCACGAAGCTGAGATCCTGAGGCTGAAGCAGCACTATGAAGAACACAAGGAGCTGTTTGAGGGGGTTCAACGCTGGGAGGAGAGCTGGAGACTCTTCCTGGAACTAGAG AAAAAAGCCACAGACCCCTCCAGGTTCACCAACAGAGGAGGGAATCTGCTCAAAGAGGAGAAACAGAAAGCCGAGCTCCACAAAAGCCTGCCCAAG CTTGAGAAGAAGCTGAAGGCTCAGATTGATGTGTGGGAGCAGGAGCAGGCCAGGGAGTTCCTGGTGAATGGACAGAAGTTCCTGCAGTTTGTAGAGGAGCAGTGGGAGCTGCACCGCAtcgagaaagagaatgagaaacTGGAGAGG CAACTGAAAAAGAGCAAGCAGATTGAAGTGGATATGCTGTATGGGACAGCTGTCCGGACGCCTACCAAAAGGAGATTCCTTGGCACAACTACCCCCAGCAAAGCACGAAAG TTCAATGGCACCACCTCCAGCCTCTCTAGTGCCAACTCTAACAGCACCATGCGCTCAGCCTATGGCGGAACTGTCTGTCACTCACCCTCCCGCCCCCCTCTGTCAGTCAACAAG GTCCCATCGGTACGGACCCCGGGTCGCAGTAAGCCCCCTCTTGCGGGACTGCAGGAGCGCAACAAGGAGAACATGGGCCAGGTGACCGGAC
- the LOC139575702 gene encoding protein regulator of cytokinesis 1-like isoform X1, with the protein MRKSEVLAAESVACLNKALCHLKDIWEEIGIPEDQRLQRTNVVKNHIKGLLDMMITEEESLRTRLLSSIEACRKQLDTLCLELQLPPFEEERGVTMLQQEKEIRTQVEVLVKERTQRMQQLKALTERDQDLCDTLCSNPYVLDPNAVPSLEQLNSFHQHIASQTTEKERRHAEFVGIKRQIVLCMDDLDQLPETSFEKDIVCEDQEAFCLSKDNIASLKLLLGQLEERKAENQAVCEAHREKIQELWDRLQVPQEERELFSEHMVASKKKNLDALEAEGRRLMELKRLNMRNVTEAIRSEIAVLWEKCFFSSDQQQAFVPYFSNDFTEQLLGLHEAEILRLKQHYEEHKELFEGVQRWEESWRLFLELEKKATDPSRFTNRGGNLLKEEKQKAELHKSLPKLEKKLKAQIDVWEQEQAREFLVNGQKFLQFVEEQWELHRIEKENEKLERQLKKSKQIEVDMLYGTAVRTPTKRRFLGTTTPSKARKFNGTTSSLSSANSNSTMRSAYGGTVCHSPSRPPLSVNKVPSVRTPGRSKPPLAGLQERNKENMGQVTGLGVPLQSGGLKTLASPQRNFSINSVASTYSEFATGLINTVIESVQSSETSPRPLTPRASQTY; encoded by the exons ATGAGAAAGAG TGAGGTGCTCGCAGCCGAGTCTGTGGCTTGCCTGAATAAAGCTCTCTGCCACCTGAAGGACATCTGGGAAGAGATAGGAATACCAGAAGACCAGAGGCTACAGAGAACCAATGTGGTCAAGAATCACATCAAG GGTTTGTTAGACATGATGATAACAGAGGAGGAGTCTCTTAGGACCAGACTGTTGAGCAGCATCGAAGCCTGTCGCAAACAACTGGATACGCTGTGCTTGGAACTGCAGCTACCCCCATTTGAG GAGGAGCGGGGCGTCACCATGCTGCAACAGGAGAAGGAGATccggacccaggtggaggtgttggtGAAGGAGCGGACCCAGAGGATGCAGCAGCTCAAGGCCTTGACGGAGCGCGACCAGGACCTGTGTGACACTCTGTGTTCGAACCCCTACGTCCTCGACCCTAACGCCGTGCCCTCCCTGGAGCAGCTGAACAGCTTCCACCAGCACATCGCCAGCCAGACCACAGAGAAG GAGCGGCGGCACGCTGAGTTTGTGGGCATCAAGAGGCAGATCGTCCTGTGCATGGACGACCTGGACCAGCTGCCAGAGACCAGCTTCGAGAAGGACATCGTCTGCGAGGACCAGGAGGCCTTCTGCCTGTCCAAAGACAACATCGCCTCACTCAAACTCCTCCTCGGCCAA ctagaggagaggaaggcagagAACCAGGCGGTGTGTGAGGCTCACAGGGAGAAGATCCAGGAGCTGTGGGACAGACTGCAGGTgccccaggaggagagggagCTCTTCTCAGAGCACATGGTCGCCTCCAAGAAGAAGAACCTGGATGCT TTAGAGGCAGAGGGCAGGCGACTGATGGAGCTCAAACGACTGAACATGCGAAACGTTACTGAAGCCATCCGCTCAGAGATCGCAGTGCTCTGGGAGAAATGCTTCTTCAGCAGTGATCAGCAACAGGCCTTTGTGCCCTATTTTAGCA ATGATTTTACAGAGCAGCTGTTGGGGCTGCACGAAGCTGAGATCCTGAGGCTGAAGCAGCACTATGAAGAACACAAGGAGCTGTTTGAGGGGGTTCAACGCTGGGAGGAGAGCTGGAGACTCTTCCTGGAACTAGAG AAAAAAGCCACAGACCCCTCCAGGTTCACCAACAGAGGAGGGAATCTGCTCAAAGAGGAGAAACAGAAAGCCGAGCTCCACAAAAGCCTGCCCAAG CTTGAGAAGAAGCTGAAGGCTCAGATTGATGTGTGGGAGCAGGAGCAGGCCAGGGAGTTCCTGGTGAATGGACAGAAGTTCCTGCAGTTTGTAGAGGAGCAGTGGGAGCTGCACCGCAtcgagaaagagaatgagaaacTGGAGAGG CAACTGAAAAAGAGCAAGCAGATTGAAGTGGATATGCTGTATGGGACAGCTGTCCGGACGCCTACCAAAAGGAGATTCCTTGGCACAACTACCCCCAGCAAAGCACGAAAG TTCAATGGCACCACCTCCAGCCTCTCTAGTGCCAACTCTAACAGCACCATGCGCTCAGCCTATGGCGGAACTGTCTGTCACTCACCCTCCCGCCCCCCTCTGTCAGTCAACAAG GTCCCATCGGTACGGACCCCGGGTCGCAGTAAGCCCCCTCTTGCGGGACTGCAGGAGCGCAACAAGGAGAACATGGGCCAGGTGACCGGAC
- the LOC139575702 gene encoding protein regulator of cytokinesis 1-like isoform X7, producing MRKSEVLAAESVACLNKALCHLKDIWEEIGIPEDQRLQRTNVVKNHIKGLLDMMITEEESLRTRLLSSIEACRKQLDTLCLELQLPPFEEERGVTMLQQEKEIRTQVEVLVKERTQRMQQLKALTERDQDLCDTLCSNPYVLDPNAVPSLEQLNSFHQHIASQTTEKERRHAEFVGIKRQIVLCMDDLDQLPETSFEKDIVCEDQEAFCLSKDNIASLKLLLGQLEERKAENQAVCEAHREKIQELWDRLQVPQEERELFSEHMVASKKKNLDALEAEGRRLMELKRLNMRNVTEAIRSEIAVLWEKCFFSSDQQQAFVPYFSNDFTEQLLGLHEAEILRLKQHYEEHKELFEGVQRWEESWRLFLELEKKATDPSRFTNRGGNLLKEEKQKAELHKSLPKLEKKLKAQIDVWEQEQAREFLVNGQKFLQFVEEQWELHRIEKENEKLERQLKKSKQIEVDMLYGTAVRTPTKRRFLGTTTPSKARKVPSVRTPGRSKPPLAGLQERNKENMGQVTGLGVPLQSARPLQGH from the exons ATGAGAAAGAG TGAGGTGCTCGCAGCCGAGTCTGTGGCTTGCCTGAATAAAGCTCTCTGCCACCTGAAGGACATCTGGGAAGAGATAGGAATACCAGAAGACCAGAGGCTACAGAGAACCAATGTGGTCAAGAATCACATCAAG GGTTTGTTAGACATGATGATAACAGAGGAGGAGTCTCTTAGGACCAGACTGTTGAGCAGCATCGAAGCCTGTCGCAAACAACTGGATACGCTGTGCTTGGAACTGCAGCTACCCCCATTTGAG GAGGAGCGGGGCGTCACCATGCTGCAACAGGAGAAGGAGATccggacccaggtggaggtgttggtGAAGGAGCGGACCCAGAGGATGCAGCAGCTCAAGGCCTTGACGGAGCGCGACCAGGACCTGTGTGACACTCTGTGTTCGAACCCCTACGTCCTCGACCCTAACGCCGTGCCCTCCCTGGAGCAGCTGAACAGCTTCCACCAGCACATCGCCAGCCAGACCACAGAGAAG GAGCGGCGGCACGCTGAGTTTGTGGGCATCAAGAGGCAGATCGTCCTGTGCATGGACGACCTGGACCAGCTGCCAGAGACCAGCTTCGAGAAGGACATCGTCTGCGAGGACCAGGAGGCCTTCTGCCTGTCCAAAGACAACATCGCCTCACTCAAACTCCTCCTCGGCCAA ctagaggagaggaaggcagagAACCAGGCGGTGTGTGAGGCTCACAGGGAGAAGATCCAGGAGCTGTGGGACAGACTGCAGGTgccccaggaggagagggagCTCTTCTCAGAGCACATGGTCGCCTCCAAGAAGAAGAACCTGGATGCT TTAGAGGCAGAGGGCAGGCGACTGATGGAGCTCAAACGACTGAACATGCGAAACGTTACTGAAGCCATCCGCTCAGAGATCGCAGTGCTCTGGGAGAAATGCTTCTTCAGCAGTGATCAGCAACAGGCCTTTGTGCCCTATTTTAGCA ATGATTTTACAGAGCAGCTGTTGGGGCTGCACGAAGCTGAGATCCTGAGGCTGAAGCAGCACTATGAAGAACACAAGGAGCTGTTTGAGGGGGTTCAACGCTGGGAGGAGAGCTGGAGACTCTTCCTGGAACTAGAG AAAAAAGCCACAGACCCCTCCAGGTTCACCAACAGAGGAGGGAATCTGCTCAAAGAGGAGAAACAGAAAGCCGAGCTCCACAAAAGCCTGCCCAAG CTTGAGAAGAAGCTGAAGGCTCAGATTGATGTGTGGGAGCAGGAGCAGGCCAGGGAGTTCCTGGTGAATGGACAGAAGTTCCTGCAGTTTGTAGAGGAGCAGTGGGAGCTGCACCGCAtcgagaaagagaatgagaaacTGGAGAGG CAACTGAAAAAGAGCAAGCAGATTGAAGTGGATATGCTGTATGGGACAGCTGTCCGGACGCCTACCAAAAGGAGATTCCTTGGCACAACTACCCCCAGCAAAGCACGAAAG GTCCCATCGGTACGGACCCCGGGTCGCAGTAAGCCCCCTCTTGCGGGACTGCAGGAGCGCAACAAGGAGAACATGGGCCAGGTGACCGGAC
- the LOC139575702 gene encoding protein regulator of cytokinesis 1-like isoform X4: MRKSEVLAAESVACLNKALCHLKDIWEEIGIPEDQRLQRTNVVKNHIKGLLDMMITEEESLRTRLLSSIEACRKQLDTLCLELQLPPFEEERGVTMLQQEKEIRTQVEVLVKERTQRMQQLKALTERDQDLCDTLCSNPYVLDPNAVPSLEQLNSFHQHIASQTTEKERRHAEFVGIKRQIVLCMDDLDQLPETSFEKDIVCEDQEAFCLSKDNIASLKLLLGQLEERKAENQAVCEAHREKIQELWDRLQVPQEERELFSEHMVASKKKNLDALEAEGRRLMELKRLNMRNVTEAIRSEIAVLWEKCFFSSDQQQAFVPYFSNDFTEQLLGLHEAEILRLKQHYEEHKELFEGVQRWEESWRLFLELEKKATDPSRFTNRGGNLLKEEKQKAELHKSLPKLEKKLKAQIDVWEQEQAREFLVNGQKFLQFVEEQWELHRIEKENEKLERQLKKSKQIEVDMLYGTAVRTPTKRRFLGTTTPSKARKFNGTTSSLSSANSNSTMRSAYGGTVCHSPSRPPLSVNKVPSVRTPGRSKPPLAGLQERNKENMGQVTGLGVPLQSARPLQGH, encoded by the exons ATGAGAAAGAG TGAGGTGCTCGCAGCCGAGTCTGTGGCTTGCCTGAATAAAGCTCTCTGCCACCTGAAGGACATCTGGGAAGAGATAGGAATACCAGAAGACCAGAGGCTACAGAGAACCAATGTGGTCAAGAATCACATCAAG GGTTTGTTAGACATGATGATAACAGAGGAGGAGTCTCTTAGGACCAGACTGTTGAGCAGCATCGAAGCCTGTCGCAAACAACTGGATACGCTGTGCTTGGAACTGCAGCTACCCCCATTTGAG GAGGAGCGGGGCGTCACCATGCTGCAACAGGAGAAGGAGATccggacccaggtggaggtgttggtGAAGGAGCGGACCCAGAGGATGCAGCAGCTCAAGGCCTTGACGGAGCGCGACCAGGACCTGTGTGACACTCTGTGTTCGAACCCCTACGTCCTCGACCCTAACGCCGTGCCCTCCCTGGAGCAGCTGAACAGCTTCCACCAGCACATCGCCAGCCAGACCACAGAGAAG GAGCGGCGGCACGCTGAGTTTGTGGGCATCAAGAGGCAGATCGTCCTGTGCATGGACGACCTGGACCAGCTGCCAGAGACCAGCTTCGAGAAGGACATCGTCTGCGAGGACCAGGAGGCCTTCTGCCTGTCCAAAGACAACATCGCCTCACTCAAACTCCTCCTCGGCCAA ctagaggagaggaaggcagagAACCAGGCGGTGTGTGAGGCTCACAGGGAGAAGATCCAGGAGCTGTGGGACAGACTGCAGGTgccccaggaggagagggagCTCTTCTCAGAGCACATGGTCGCCTCCAAGAAGAAGAACCTGGATGCT TTAGAGGCAGAGGGCAGGCGACTGATGGAGCTCAAACGACTGAACATGCGAAACGTTACTGAAGCCATCCGCTCAGAGATCGCAGTGCTCTGGGAGAAATGCTTCTTCAGCAGTGATCAGCAACAGGCCTTTGTGCCCTATTTTAGCA ATGATTTTACAGAGCAGCTGTTGGGGCTGCACGAAGCTGAGATCCTGAGGCTGAAGCAGCACTATGAAGAACACAAGGAGCTGTTTGAGGGGGTTCAACGCTGGGAGGAGAGCTGGAGACTCTTCCTGGAACTAGAG AAAAAAGCCACAGACCCCTCCAGGTTCACCAACAGAGGAGGGAATCTGCTCAAAGAGGAGAAACAGAAAGCCGAGCTCCACAAAAGCCTGCCCAAG CTTGAGAAGAAGCTGAAGGCTCAGATTGATGTGTGGGAGCAGGAGCAGGCCAGGGAGTTCCTGGTGAATGGACAGAAGTTCCTGCAGTTTGTAGAGGAGCAGTGGGAGCTGCACCGCAtcgagaaagagaatgagaaacTGGAGAGG CAACTGAAAAAGAGCAAGCAGATTGAAGTGGATATGCTGTATGGGACAGCTGTCCGGACGCCTACCAAAAGGAGATTCCTTGGCACAACTACCCCCAGCAAAGCACGAAAG TTCAATGGCACCACCTCCAGCCTCTCTAGTGCCAACTCTAACAGCACCATGCGCTCAGCCTATGGCGGAACTGTCTGTCACTCACCCTCCCGCCCCCCTCTGTCAGTCAACAAG GTCCCATCGGTACGGACCCCGGGTCGCAGTAAGCCCCCTCTTGCGGGACTGCAGGAGCGCAACAAGGAGAACATGGGCCAGGTGACCGGAC